A single genomic interval of Pochonia chlamydosporia 170 chromosome 7, whole genome shotgun sequence harbors:
- a CDS encoding exo-beta-1,3-glucanase (similar to Neosartorya fischeri NRRL 181 XP_001258465.1) → MKELRNYFNLALAASVGSINPAVALSTPGGLWPSANNTWNSSAPSTSDWWFAKIDRRGTVPFIPSYNYTIFRNVKDYGAVGDGVVDDTAAINHAITAGGNRCGKGCDSSTTAPGILYFPPGTYLVSSPIVAYYYTQIIGDASSVPTLKASSNFSGIAVIDADPYNDQGNNWFTNQNNFFRQVRNFKIDLTSQPMTTGTGIHWQVAQASSLQNIEFNMIVSKNKENSQRGIFMENGSGGFMTDLTFNGGRYGMVLGSEQFTSRNLRFNNCQTAIFQIWNWVWTYHGLSINNCDIGIDITSGDPIQSVGSIIVQDSVFSNTSIGITTLYDPSQEGANGTMILDNVNFLHTPVAVQNTRSGKVVLHGSANIASWIQGRAYVGKQGRSVQAAYPATQRPAALVDSKGNIFTKSKNQYLNVDASKFISVKARGAIGNGLSDDTAAIQAIFDAIKPDEVVFFDHGAYLITDTVFVPPNVRIVGEIWPLIMAGGNTSFNNPAHPKPVFKIGKPGDVGIVEISDLIFETQGPQPGAILMEWNVGATSKGSTGLWDVHFRVGGSAGTGLQSDTCGKSPDLTTTPKPECFGAWMLLHVTADASIYMENTWLWVADHELDLPDHSQINIYSGRGIMIESTKGTWLWGTASEHNVLYNYQLRNARNVYMATIQTETAYFQGNPDARVPFKSQASWDDPDFSSCSANNCARTWGLRVLNCEDVFLYGGGLYSFFDNYGQDCLNTESCQESIIDIQHSKIKIFGVSTKASVNIINNNGSAQMVHDADNLSSFCATVAVFEQ, encoded by the coding sequence ATGAAGGAACTACGAAACTATTTCAACCTTGCGCTTGCCGCTTCAGTCGGGTCGATAAATCCAGCTGTTGCGCTCTCAACTCCTGGAGGACTTTGGCCATCGGCGAACAATACATGGAATTCTTCCGCTCCAAGTACCTCAGATTGGTGGTTCGCAAAGATCGATCGCCGTGGCACTGTTCCATTTATTCCCTCTTACAACTACACTATATTCCGCAATGTAAAGGATTATGgcgctgttggtgatggagtcgtcGATGACACAGCCGCTATCAATCATGCAATTACTGCTGGGGGGAATAGGTGCGGCAAGGGCTGTGATTCCAGCACCACAGCCCCGGGAATTTTATACTTCCCCCCAGGTACATACTTGGTCTCTTCACCGATAGTCGCGTATTACTACACACAGATTATTGGCGATGCTTCTTCCGTTCCAACACTGAAagcttcatccaacttctCCGGAATTGCGGTTATTGATGCAGATCCATACAACGACCAGGGTAACAATTGGTTTACCAACCAAAACAACTTTTTTCGTCAAGTTCGCAATTTCAAAATAGATTTAACCAGCCAGCCTATGACAACAGGCACTGGGATTCACTGGCAAGTTGCACAGGCATCGTCATTGCAAAATATTGAATTCAACATGATTGTgagcaaaaacaaagaaaacTCACAAAGAGGCATATTCATGGAGAATGGATCCGGTGGCTTTATGACCGACTTGACCTTTAATGGAGGAAGGTACGGTATGGTTCTAGGCAGTGAGCAATTCACATCGCGCAATCTTAGGTTTAACAATTGCCAAACTGCCATTTTCCAGATCTGGAATTGGGTTTGGACATACCATGGACTCTCTATCAACAATTGCGACATCGGTATTGACATAACGTCTGGTGACCCAATTCAGAGTGTGGGTTCTATCATTGTTCAGGATAGCGTATTCAGCAATACTAGCATCGGCATTACAACTTTGTACGACCCCAGCCAGGAAGGTGCAAATGGTACAATGATCCTGGATAATGTTAACTTCTTACATACTCCTGTGGCTGTACAAAACACCCGTTCTGGGAAGGTTGTCCTGCACGGCAGCGCCAACATTGCCTCATGGATTCAGGGGCGTGCTTACGTTGGTAAACAGGGCAGGTCTGTTCAGGCAGCTTACCCAGCAACACAGCGACCTGCTGCACTTGTTGACAGCAAAGGAAATATCTTTACGAAAAGCAAAAACCAGTATCTCAACGTCGATGCGTCAAAATTTATATCGGTAAAAGCTCGGGGCGCCATAGGAAACGGGCTAAGTGACGACACAGCGGCCATCCAAGCTATCTTTGATGCAATCAAGCCAGACGAGGTTGTATTCTTTGATCACGGTGCATATTTAATCACCGACACTGTTTTTGTGCCGCCTAATGTGCGAATTGTGGGCGAAATCTGGCCGCTTATTATGGCTGGCGGAAACACCTCGTTTAATAACCCTGCACATCCTAAACCGGTTTTTAAAATTGGAAAGCCTGGCGACGTCGGAATAGTTGAGATCTCGGATCTTATATTCGAAACACAAGGACCTCAACCGGGTGCTATTCTCATGGAATGGAATGTTGGGGCTACAAGCAAAGGTTCTACAGGTCTCTGGGATGTGCATTTCCGTGTTGGGGGATCCGCAGGTACTGGTCTGCAGTCTGACACGTGTGGCAAATCACCCGACTtaaccacaacaccaaaacctGAGTGTTTTGGTGCCTGGATGCTCCTTCACGTTACAGCAGATGCCTCAATATACATGGAAAACACATGGCTTTGGGTTGCTGATCACGAACTGGATCTCCCTGACCATTCACAGATCAACATTTATAGTGGACGAGGAATCATGATAGAGAGTACCAAGGGTACATGGCTTTGGGGTACTGCTTCCGAGCACAATGTTCTCTATAATTACCAACTTCGCAACGCCAGAAATGTGTATATGGCGACGATACAAACGGAAACCGCATACTTCCAGGGGAATCCAGACGCTAGGGTTCCTTTCAAATCCCAGGCCTCTTGGGATGATCCAGACTTTTCTTCATGCTCTGCTAATAATTGCGCACGGACCTGGGGCTTAAGGGTTCTTAACTGCGAGGATGTATTTTTATACGGCGGCGGCCTCTATAGCTTTTTCGACAATTACGGCCAAGATTGCCTAAATACGGAATCATGCCAGGAAAGCATTATTGATATACAGCATTCCAAGATCAAAATATTTGGAGTAAGCACCAAGGCCAGTGtaaacatcatcaacaataACGGAAGCGCTCAAATGGTGCACGACGC